Proteins found in one Phycisphaerae bacterium genomic segment:
- a CDS encoding LacI family DNA-binding transcriptional regulator, which yields MQKRRDVPTLMDVARRAGVSPSTASFIVRQREPQFSQYASETVRRVQLAAKELGYRPNVMAVSLGRRQSPFFGVSFQFISDVIADPMNVRPMLMWEIFRGITLAGQAHARYPVLLTSPDAESYMRDPGAIDHVIRSGLCGMIVSVDPALWGAYVSRWEDAGIPCISIFDRGVAGGPRWFVDLDNRRVGSLAWEYLYGKGHRKVLCVWDHRKAAGVVDRIRGFREAQRAGGYRSICLRLARRDPETQEDVQHDEALLIEAIRSTRATAIFATSGGVSMDVLAAMSRRGLRVPEDCSVIGIDPLFTYAEFAHLAGRMTEIICPGHELGRAAANLLARRVDGEVSEPTGVLVQPEIIERESVAVIR from the coding sequence TTGCAGAAACGCAGAGATGTCCCGACGCTTATGGATGTGGCCCGACGGGCGGGGGTGTCGCCGTCGACGGCCTCGTTCATCGTGCGACAGCGCGAGCCGCAGTTCTCGCAGTACGCGTCCGAGACCGTCAGGCGGGTTCAACTCGCCGCCAAGGAACTCGGCTACCGGCCCAATGTGATGGCCGTGTCGCTAGGGCGGCGCCAAAGCCCGTTCTTTGGCGTATCGTTTCAATTCATCAGCGACGTGATCGCCGATCCCATGAACGTCCGCCCCATGCTCATGTGGGAGATCTTCAGGGGCATCACCCTGGCCGGCCAAGCCCACGCCCGCTATCCGGTCCTGCTCACCAGTCCTGATGCCGAGTCGTACATGCGCGACCCGGGTGCGATCGACCATGTCATACGCTCGGGTTTGTGTGGCATGATCGTGTCGGTCGATCCGGCACTGTGGGGTGCGTATGTGAGTCGATGGGAGGACGCCGGGATACCGTGCATCAGCATTTTCGATCGCGGTGTGGCAGGTGGCCCGCGGTGGTTCGTTGATCTGGACAACCGTCGTGTGGGCAGCCTGGCGTGGGAGTACCTCTACGGAAAGGGTCACCGGAAGGTCTTGTGTGTTTGGGATCATCGAAAGGCTGCCGGCGTCGTGGATCGCATCCGTGGTTTCCGTGAGGCACAGCGGGCCGGCGGTTATCGGTCGATATGCCTGCGACTGGCCAGGCGGGATCCCGAAACCCAAGAGGACGTCCAGCACGACGAGGCCTTGCTGATCGAGGCAATCAGAAGCACCAGGGCAACGGCCATCTTCGCCACGTCGGGCGGCGTGAGCATGGACGTCCTTGCGGCTATGTCGCGGAGGGGGCTGCGCGTTCCGGAGGATTGTTCTGTCATCGGTATCGACCCGCTGTTCACGTATGCGGAGTTTGCGCATCTGGCTGGACGCATGACCGAGATCATCTGCCCAGGCCACGAACTCGGACGCGCGGCGGCCAACCTGCTGGCCCGCCGAGTTGACGGTGAAGTGAGTGAGCCCACCGGCGTCCTCGTCCAACCCGAGATCATCGAGCGAGAGAGTGTCGCGGTGATCCGATAG
- a CDS encoding DUF6125 family protein, with protein MIELTDAQKADYFRRSYTAVDGLWFMKMEERYGFDPALDVDEEVWRVMPKIQARKLKSLTGLESGMEALCECFTTKLTVEGFDFQASRDAGGGMTISMARCPWYDLLAESNRRHLAGRVGHRICDTEYRVWATEFGPGIVVEFGERICDGCSRCVVRFKPCS; from the coding sequence ATGATCGAATTGACCGACGCCCAGAAGGCCGACTACTTCCGGCGCAGCTACACCGCAGTCGACGGCCTGTGGTTCATGAAGATGGAGGAGCGGTATGGCTTCGATCCGGCTCTGGATGTGGACGAGGAGGTCTGGCGGGTCATGCCCAAGATTCAGGCGCGCAAGCTCAAATCGCTGACCGGCCTGGAGTCGGGGATGGAGGCGCTTTGCGAGTGCTTCACGACCAAGCTGACGGTCGAGGGGTTTGATTTCCAGGCGAGCCGCGACGCGGGCGGCGGGATGACCATCTCGATGGCCCGTTGCCCCTGGTACGATCTCCTGGCAGAATCGAACCGCCGCCACCTGGCGGGAAGGGTTGGTCACCGCATTTGCGATACCGAGTACCGCGTGTGGGCGACCGAGTTCGGGCCGGGCATCGTCGTCGAATTCGGCGAGCGGATCTGTGACGGCTGCTCGCGCTGCGTGGTGCGGTTCAAGCCGTGCTCGTAG
- a CDS encoding beta-galactosidase, which yields MTTFVFLEVARAGPVPPSESIAATRPVSRMGDPWGMIYGGSGWWEHNNPHRTNIAERAAAGAKEMAGWGVQASRVGICWHDVERERGTYDWTMPDAVIPAVAKAGIHVVLCVATTPRWAWQHPGVEAILIERGQENLAGCLPHKPEFWPDYERYLTEVVKRYGELVKHYEIWNEPDGLAGFRFMEPEPGHPIGFQHGGDPLWYAELVKRSYRIIKSLDPQARVGIGSYEYKKAIEPFVLDASMAALLVEGRVSDAVRRAFGEHPDAPVSTSATISIEVPDRRWILNDDRNGRRYRIVRENEGLKVTDRKTWFIERLYEEGVKDHCDAMSIHPYGNPFGREWLGTVRRLMVEHGNADKPLWVNEYSLHGSGTSLAFNTVRQLRLLRETPWISMAQPLVFASHLDKNISPSGRSLRAHKRMAEEYRPRREMVFDFEGPVLKLLDEWEWDATGAGKDDVDEPELRQEFPHGGERCLTASTPEKRVRVWFSPYVKAQDRWFKAFVLAEPREKDAQLSLSIGVESGDILQNLREVRPFMAAVPAEQWFEVSFPIDGSFPEWKDLTTVTIYVEIDSDKPGLRVSVDDVRVGSGRTVASER from the coding sequence ATGACGACTTTCGTGTTTCTTGAGGTTGCTCGGGCCGGCCCGGTGCCTCCCTCAGAGAGTATCGCCGCGACGCGGCCTGTTTCACGGATGGGTGACCCTTGGGGGATGATCTACGGCGGGTCCGGATGGTGGGAGCACAACAATCCCCATCGGACCAACATCGCCGAACGCGCGGCGGCCGGGGCCAAGGAAATGGCCGGATGGGGCGTGCAGGCCTCGCGCGTGGGTATCTGCTGGCACGACGTTGAACGAGAACGGGGGACGTATGATTGGACGATGCCCGACGCGGTAATCCCCGCGGTTGCCAAGGCCGGTATTCATGTCGTGCTCTGCGTGGCCACCACGCCGCGATGGGCGTGGCAGCACCCCGGCGTCGAGGCGATTCTGATTGAACGCGGGCAGGAAAACCTCGCCGGGTGTCTTCCGCATAAGCCGGAGTTCTGGCCGGACTACGAACGCTACCTGACCGAGGTCGTCAAGCGCTACGGCGAGCTTGTGAAGCACTATGAGATCTGGAACGAACCCGACGGACTGGCCGGCTTTCGTTTCATGGAGCCCGAGCCGGGGCATCCGATCGGTTTTCAGCACGGCGGCGACCCGCTCTGGTATGCCGAACTGGTCAAACGCAGCTATCGGATCATCAAGTCGCTTGATCCTCAAGCTCGCGTCGGCATCGGCAGCTACGAGTACAAGAAGGCAATCGAACCCTTTGTCCTCGACGCGTCAATGGCCGCTTTGTTGGTGGAAGGCCGTGTGTCCGACGCAGTCCGCAGGGCGTTCGGCGAGCATCCGGATGCGCCGGTCTCGACTTCGGCGACGATCAGCATCGAGGTGCCCGATCGCCGGTGGATCCTGAATGATGATCGTAACGGCCGACGATATCGTATCGTGAGAGAGAACGAAGGCCTCAAGGTGACCGATCGAAAAACGTGGTTCATCGAGCGATTGTACGAGGAAGGCGTCAAAGATCATTGCGACGCCATGAGCATTCACCCGTACGGCAACCCCTTCGGACGCGAGTGGCTCGGCACCGTTCGGCGGCTGATGGTCGAACACGGCAATGCGGACAAGCCTCTGTGGGTCAACGAGTACAGCCTTCACGGCTCGGGCACCAGCCTGGCGTTCAACACGGTCCGCCAACTGCGCCTGCTTCGCGAAACACCGTGGATCAGCATGGCCCAGCCCCTGGTGTTTGCCAGTCATCTTGACAAGAACATCAGTCCGAGCGGACGTTCGTTGCGGGCCCACAAGAGAATGGCGGAAGAGTATAGGCCTCGCCGTGAGATGGTGTTTGATTTCGAGGGCCCGGTGCTCAAGCTGCTCGACGAGTGGGAATGGGACGCGACCGGTGCGGGGAAAGACGACGTCGACGAGCCGGAGCTCAGGCAGGAGTTCCCGCACGGAGGCGAACGGTGCCTCACTGCTTCAACGCCGGAGAAAAGGGTTCGCGTGTGGTTCAGCCCCTATGTGAAGGCCCAGGACCGGTGGTTCAAGGCTTTTGTCCTGGCCGAGCCGCGGGAAAAGGATGCTCAGCTTTCACTGTCCATAGGTGTCGAGAGCGGCGACATTCTGCAGAACCTTCGTGAAGTCCGCCCATTCATGGCCGCCGTACCGGCCGAGCAGTGGTTCGAGGTGAGTTTTCCGATCGATGGAAGTTTCCCCGAATGGAAGGATTTGACCACAGTGACGATCTATGTTGAGATTGACTCGGACAAGCCGGGGCTGAGGGTATCGGTGGATGACGTTCGCGTGGGCAGCGGCCGAACGGTGGCGTCAGAGCGGTAG
- a CDS encoding zf-TFIIB domain-containing protein, with product MQCPKCSSSMEKVTYGGVEVDRCTDCGGLWFDVGEREKLKAQRGSERIDTGDPDRAEKLNKVGKINCPVCHTQMIRMVDLKQPHIWYESCTVCHGAFFDAGEFKDYKERTIMDFFHSLMAPERE from the coding sequence ATGCAGTGTCCCAAATGCAGCTCGTCCATGGAGAAGGTTACGTACGGCGGTGTCGAAGTCGACCGCTGCACCGACTGCGGCGGACTCTGGTTCGACGTCGGCGAGAGGGAGAAGCTGAAGGCACAAAGAGGTTCGGAGCGAATCGACACCGGAGACCCGGACCGAGCTGAAAAACTCAACAAGGTGGGCAAGATCAACTGCCCGGTGTGCCATACCCAGATGATCAGAATGGTCGACCTTAAGCAGCCACATATCTGGTATGAAAGCTGCACGGTGTGCCACGGGGCATTCTTCGACGCCGGGGAGTTCAAGGACTACAAGGAAAGGACCATTATGGACTTCTTCCACTCGCTGATGGCTCCGGAACGGGAGTAG